From the genome of Streptomyces sp. NBC_01341, one region includes:
- a CDS encoding tyrosine-type recombinase/integrase → MAAKRKARRAFGRIRKLPSGRFQARYPGPDGVLRAADQTFATTTDADRWLARKRIEIEEGRWLDPAEGRTTVRDWSARWLTAVSPQLKHKTQASYRSLINSLIVPALGDRELSSLRPITIVEWVGAMKTRGLSASRIRQAYRVLSQIMRAAVDNEMIGQTPCRGVKLPRMPQTEPHILTPLEASRIVRNATKPHDLLISLLAYAGLRVGEAFALRRADIDVSGGLVLVDENLAEANGTLVFDTPKSHQKRVLRIGPSLAARIGRHLETLPGGEDALLFVTPGGKPLRYNQWRKAYFDPAVAAAGLTDVTPHDLRASHGTWVADRYGVMTAARRLGHSNASVTTRHYARPVAGRDDQVAEAADSWLSGSDTDDGPAGVASS, encoded by the coding sequence ATGGCCGCCAAGCGTAAAGCCCGCCGCGCCTTCGGCCGGATTCGGAAGCTGCCGTCCGGCCGGTTCCAGGCTCGGTATCCGGGGCCTGACGGCGTGCTGCGTGCAGCTGATCAGACGTTCGCGACAACGACGGACGCCGATCGCTGGCTGGCACGGAAGCGAATCGAGATAGAGGAGGGCCGCTGGCTCGACCCCGCCGAGGGACGGACCACCGTCCGCGATTGGTCGGCACGATGGCTCACCGCGGTCTCCCCGCAGCTCAAGCACAAGACACAGGCGTCGTACCGATCCCTGATCAACTCGCTGATCGTTCCGGCGCTCGGTGATCGTGAGCTGTCCAGCCTTCGGCCGATCACCATCGTCGAATGGGTCGGTGCGATGAAGACCCGTGGTCTCAGCGCCTCGCGGATCAGGCAGGCCTACCGGGTGCTCTCGCAGATCATGCGGGCGGCCGTCGACAACGAGATGATCGGGCAGACCCCGTGCAGGGGTGTGAAGCTGCCTCGCATGCCGCAGACCGAGCCGCACATCCTCACCCCGCTGGAAGCCTCACGGATCGTGCGGAACGCGACGAAACCGCATGACCTGCTGATCTCCTTGCTCGCCTACGCGGGTCTGCGGGTCGGAGAGGCGTTCGCGCTGCGGCGGGCGGACATCGATGTGTCCGGCGGCCTGGTCCTCGTCGATGAGAACCTGGCCGAAGCGAATGGCACCCTCGTCTTCGACACACCCAAGTCCCATCAGAAGCGGGTCCTGCGGATCGGGCCGTCACTCGCGGCGCGGATCGGCCGGCACCTGGAGACGCTGCCCGGCGGGGAGGACGCTCTCCTCTTCGTCACGCCCGGCGGCAAGCCTCTGCGCTACAACCAGTGGCGCAAGGCGTACTTCGATCCCGCCGTGGCGGCGGCCGGGCTCACCGACGTCACGCCGCACGATCTCCGCGCCTCGCACGGGACGTGGGTCGCCGACCGGTACGGCGTGATGACCGCCGCGCGGCGGCTGGGGCACTCGAACGCGAGCGTGACCACTCGGCACTACGCCCGGCCCGTGGCTGGTCGAGACGACCAGGTGGCGGAAGCGGCGGACAGCTGGCTCAGTGGGTCGGACACCGACGACGGCCCTGCCGGTGTCGCTTCGAGCTGA
- the repSA gene encoding replication initiator protein RepSA: protein MAHRPSPSEQKRSMPAPQLDPTVLGDVLRVASASDYTRWEDQIRRTGGCADPVHLSGWVTHKDKTTGETLHRYSTAYEPGGRLRIACGNRRASRCPSCAWTYAGDTYHLIRAGLAGDDRRDITAAVRDHPRVFATLTAPSFGPVHNRPDRGTCGCGTAHAPDSGDLGSALDPETYDYAGAVLFNNHAGELWQRFTTRLRRELAIHAGIPRRELGDHLRVSFGKVAEFQKRGALHFHAVIRLDGPEGPRTPPPSWATVDLLTDAIRAAAAHSYTSVSVPAAGEQSARTFRWGRQLDVRPVKAFGDGSDVTEQAVASYVAKYATKAAENTGTLDRRIGELAELDRHRVPDHTRRLITACRELDTLYPDRRLWAWAHMLGFRGHFSSKSRTYSTTLGALRQERADYRAAQEATVLGLADREPDTVLVLADWQYVGHGHTPGEGALAATIARDLQTNRETARDALKDRTANEGEW from the coding sequence ATGGCCCACCGGCCCTCACCCTCGGAACAGAAGCGGTCCATGCCCGCCCCACAGCTCGACCCGACCGTCCTCGGGGACGTCCTCCGGGTGGCCTCGGCCTCCGACTACACCCGCTGGGAGGACCAGATCCGCCGTACCGGCGGCTGTGCCGACCCCGTCCATCTGAGCGGCTGGGTAACCCATAAGGACAAGACCACCGGCGAGACCCTGCACCGCTACTCGACCGCGTACGAGCCGGGCGGACGCCTCCGTATCGCCTGCGGCAACCGCCGTGCCTCCCGCTGCCCCTCCTGTGCCTGGACCTACGCGGGCGACACCTACCACCTGATCCGTGCCGGCCTCGCCGGAGACGATCGCCGCGACATCACCGCCGCTGTCCGCGACCACCCGCGCGTCTTCGCCACCCTCACCGCACCCTCGTTCGGCCCCGTCCACAACCGCCCCGACCGGGGCACCTGCGGTTGCGGCACGGCACACGCCCCGGACTCCGGAGACCTGGGCTCCGCCCTTGACCCGGAGACCTACGACTACGCGGGCGCCGTGCTTTTCAACAACCACGCCGGGGAGCTCTGGCAGCGTTTCACCACCCGACTCCGCCGCGAACTCGCCATCCACGCAGGAATCCCACGCCGTGAGCTGGGCGACCATCTCCGCGTCTCCTTCGGCAAGGTCGCGGAGTTCCAGAAGCGCGGAGCCCTCCACTTCCACGCCGTCATACGTCTCGACGGCCCGGAGGGACCTCGTACGCCGCCGCCCTCTTGGGCCACGGTCGATCTCCTCACCGACGCGATACGCGCCGCAGCCGCGCACTCGTACACGTCGGTCTCCGTCCCGGCTGCCGGTGAACAGTCGGCCCGGACCTTCCGGTGGGGCCGACAGCTCGACGTCCGCCCGGTCAAGGCTTTCGGCGACGGTTCAGATGTCACCGAACAGGCTGTTGCCTCGTACGTGGCCAAGTACGCCACCAAAGCCGCCGAGAACACCGGCACCCTGGACCGCCGCATCGGCGAACTCGCCGAACTCGACCGCCACCGCGTTCCCGATCACACCCGTCGGCTCATCACCGCATGCCGTGAGCTCGACACCCTCTATCCGGACCGGCGTCTCTGGGCCTGGGCCCACATGCTCGGCTTTCGCGGCCACTTCTCGTCCAAGTCCCGCACCTACTCGACCACCCTCGGCGCCCTCCGCCAGGAACGCGCCGACTATCGCGCTGCGCAGGAAGCGACGGTCCTCGGCCTGGCCGACCGTGAACCGGACACCGTCCTCGTCCTGGCGGACTGGCAGTACGTCGGCCACGGGCACACCCCCGGCGAAGGGGCTCTGGCCGCCACCATCGCCCGTGACCTCCAGACCAACCGCGAGACCGCCCGGGACGCACTGAAGGACCGCACTGCCAACGAGGGGGAGTGGTGA
- a CDS encoding GNAT family N-acetyltransferase: protein MPQAIVRPRETNDLAEAATVMAAVHESDGYPVEVVEDPEGWLSPEGLLAAWVAEVDGHVVGHVAVNTPQPMEEVARLWRERSGADNSQFAVLARLFVSGEVRKSSVGKHLMDAATAYARTSGLRLVLEVLTKDAAAIRLYERLGWKRIGEVVHTFGGRQVDAVCFVAPA, encoded by the coding sequence ATGCCGCAAGCCATAGTTCGCCCACGCGAGACAAACGATCTTGCCGAGGCGGCGACCGTGATGGCCGCAGTGCATGAATCCGACGGCTACCCGGTCGAAGTCGTGGAGGACCCCGAAGGCTGGCTCAGCCCAGAAGGATTGTTGGCAGCGTGGGTTGCCGAGGTCGATGGGCATGTGGTGGGCCATGTTGCGGTCAACACGCCGCAGCCGATGGAGGAAGTAGCCCGGCTTTGGAGGGAGAGGAGTGGCGCCGACAACTCCCAGTTCGCGGTGCTAGCTCGGCTCTTCGTCTCCGGCGAAGTGCGCAAAAGCTCTGTCGGGAAGCACCTCATGGACGCAGCAACGGCCTACGCCCGGACCAGCGGCCTACGCTTGGTTCTCGAAGTTCTGACGAAGGATGCTGCCGCAATCCGCTTGTACGAACGCCTCGGCTGGAAGCGAATCGGCGAAGTGGTCCACACCTTCGGTGGTAGGCAAGTAGACGCCGTCTGTTTCGTCGCACCGGCCTGA
- a CDS encoding DUF2637 domain-containing protein has protein sequence MGARHGLRIDAVLIQAVIAGALSFAHLHDLAAAAGQDGWKAWAYPVSVDLLLVAAWRRLRSEGPSRLAWCWFLIALFASLGANVATAGFLDLADPPAPLRLGIAGWPALAFLGGTLLAHSSGKPEPAPPAAVTETKDVEPARTPDAAPIPSLADEPPATTPLSSQPAAPPDPPVPAVLIDHARKVADEYRTRTGSPIDTDTLRSRLGVPPHLADAIAARLS, from the coding sequence ATGGGCGCCCGTCACGGTCTCCGGATCGACGCGGTGTTGATCCAGGCGGTCATCGCCGGAGCTCTGTCCTTCGCCCACCTGCACGACCTCGCCGCCGCGGCCGGACAGGACGGCTGGAAGGCATGGGCCTACCCGGTCAGCGTCGACCTGCTCCTTGTCGCCGCCTGGCGTCGGCTGCGCAGCGAGGGTCCGTCCCGGTTGGCCTGGTGCTGGTTCCTGATCGCCCTGTTCGCCTCGCTCGGCGCCAACGTCGCCACCGCCGGGTTCCTCGACCTGGCCGACCCGCCGGCCCCGCTCCGGCTCGGCATCGCCGGATGGCCCGCACTCGCCTTCCTCGGCGGCACACTCCTCGCCCACTCGTCGGGGAAGCCGGAGCCAGCTCCGCCAGCCGCCGTCACGGAGACAAAGGACGTCGAGCCAGCGCGTACGCCTGACGCCGCCCCGATCCCATCCCTGGCCGATGAACCCCCTGCGACAACGCCCCTGTCCTCGCAACCGGCCGCGCCCCCGGATCCGCCCGTTCCCGCCGTGCTGATCGACCACGCCCGCAAGGTCGCCGACGAGTACCGCACCCGCACCGGATCACCGATCGACACCGACACCCTCCGCTCCCGCCTCGGCGTTCCGCCCCACCTCGCCGACGCCATCGCCGCCCGCCTCAGCTGA
- a CDS encoding mobile element transfer protein, giving the protein MPARDSFHSVMRIGPVQIGTHRDRTAHAAVCTADRCGWSADYSSRTAAQLAARTHRCTVR; this is encoded by the coding sequence ATGCCCGCCCGCGACAGCTTCCACTCCGTGATGCGTATCGGCCCCGTGCAGATCGGCACCCACCGCGACCGCACCGCCCACGCCGCCGTCTGCACTGCCGACCGCTGCGGCTGGTCCGCCGACTACTCCAGCCGGACCGCCGCCCAACTCGCCGCCCGTACCCATCGCTGCACCGTCCGATAG
- a CDS encoding helix-turn-helix domain-containing protein: MADRLLTVNQVAERLGTGLRFPRRLIEERRITFVKVGRHVRIPESAVEEYVSAHTVAPIVLRPTSAYSYRRAA, from the coding sequence GTGGCGGACCGACTGCTCACCGTGAATCAGGTCGCCGAACGCCTCGGCACCGGCCTCCGCTTCCCACGCCGGCTCATCGAGGAACGCCGCATCACGTTCGTCAAGGTCGGCCGACATGTCCGCATCCCCGAGAGCGCCGTGGAGGAGTACGTCAGTGCCCACACGGTGGCGCCGATCGTCCTGCGGCCCACCTCGGCGTACTCGTACCGGAGGGCTGCCTGA
- a CDS encoding bifunctional DNA primase/polymerase, which translates to MATTDRQTATLALAHALSAAERGLPVFPLSATKLPALRSPHHDEVPPVRCRGECGLPGHGVHDATTDPSAVRALFAAAPRATGYGIACGRPPHRLIGIDLDIDTTHGNDSVAALQQLALEHLFTIPATVTVLTPSGGRHLWLTGPPGVSVPNSAGRLAPGIDVRGAGGYLVGPGSVTTHGRYLLATGTAHLAPAPCPSALLHLLRPPPRPHHQTSRSSPVRQGQGLVQFVRAAHEGQRNTRLFWAACRAYEHGFGDALANALTDAAISTGLSEQEARAAIASAARLTTPRRTV; encoded by the coding sequence ATGGCCACCACCGACCGGCAGACCGCCACCCTGGCCCTGGCCCACGCGCTCTCCGCCGCCGAGCGTGGGCTCCCCGTCTTCCCGCTGTCCGCCACCAAGCTGCCCGCCCTGCGTTCCCCGCACCACGACGAGGTCCCGCCCGTGCGCTGCAGGGGGGAATGCGGGCTGCCCGGTCACGGCGTCCACGACGCCACCACCGACCCCTCCGCCGTCCGCGCGCTCTTCGCCGCCGCGCCCAGAGCAACCGGCTACGGCATCGCCTGCGGGCGCCCCCCGCACCGCCTCATCGGCATCGACCTGGACATCGACACCACCCACGGCAACGACTCCGTCGCCGCGCTCCAGCAGCTGGCCCTCGAGCACCTGTTCACCATCCCGGCCACCGTCACGGTGCTCACGCCCAGCGGCGGCCGGCACCTCTGGCTGACGGGCCCGCCAGGCGTCTCGGTCCCCAACTCCGCCGGCCGCCTCGCCCCCGGCATCGACGTACGCGGGGCGGGCGGCTACCTGGTCGGCCCGGGCTCGGTGACCACGCACGGCAGGTACCTGCTCGCCACCGGCACCGCCCACCTCGCACCGGCCCCCTGCCCCAGCGCCCTCCTGCACCTGCTCAGGCCACCACCACGCCCGCACCACCAAACGAGCCGGAGCTCCCCCGTCCGACAAGGACAGGGCCTGGTCCAGTTCGTACGCGCGGCACACGAGGGCCAGCGCAACACCCGCCTGTTCTGGGCCGCCTGCCGCGCCTACGAACACGGCTTCGGCGACGCACTCGCGAACGCCCTCACCGACGCGGCGATCAGCACGGGTCTCAGCGAACAGGAGGCCCGCGCAGCCATAGCCTCGGCTGCCAGGCTCACGACACCCCGGCGGACAGTCTGA
- a CDS encoding FtsK/SpoIIIE domain-containing protein — MTAFTVALVLVVAAAGLLRWRRPAWYWLAFGVTLAALRVLVRYRSVMDACGLTVPPARWRLALARATNQPIPEPRPPRIRRLRPTRTGLVLRLKLGPGQDVFDIAAASDRLRHSFSMFGVTSREVRSGVVEVRMTGYDVLKRVQMPAETETRAMRVPVALREDGSVHYRDYRAIPHALTLGATESGKSVYQRNLVAGLAPLDVALVGIDCKQGVELFPLARRFSALADSPDTAAELLDALVARMADVYRLIRTQQRITVDVPDAEIAADIWDLPDGLRPTPVVVLVDEVAELALYATKEEERRRDRIITALVRLAQLGRAAGIYLEICGQRFGSELGKGITMLRAQLTGRTAHRLNDETSANMAFGDIAPDAVLAAIQIPAELRGLAIAGDASGGWHRIRAPHTSLRQAVNLCNRYADRTPDLPELAPFRPTTGTATELVPSAKASPATA, encoded by the coding sequence ATGACCGCCTTCACGGTCGCTCTGGTGCTGGTCGTCGCCGCTGCGGGTCTCCTGCGGTGGCGGCGGCCCGCCTGGTACTGGCTGGCCTTCGGGGTCACTCTGGCCGCGCTGCGGGTCTTGGTCCGGTACCGCTCGGTCATGGACGCGTGCGGGTTGACCGTTCCGCCGGCGCGGTGGCGGTTAGCTCTGGCTCGGGCCACCAACCAGCCGATACCTGAGCCCCGCCCACCGCGTATCCGGCGACTGCGGCCGACTCGCACCGGCCTGGTCCTCCGACTCAAGCTCGGTCCCGGCCAAGACGTCTTCGACATCGCTGCGGCCTCGGACCGGCTTCGGCACTCGTTCTCGATGTTCGGCGTGACCTCGCGTGAGGTGCGGTCCGGTGTCGTCGAGGTGCGGATGACCGGATACGACGTGCTCAAGCGGGTGCAGATGCCTGCTGAGACGGAGACCCGGGCGATGCGGGTACCGGTCGCCCTCCGGGAGGACGGGTCGGTGCACTACCGCGACTACCGCGCGATACCTCATGCCCTCACCCTCGGCGCCACGGAGTCCGGCAAGTCGGTCTACCAACGCAACCTGGTCGCCGGCCTTGCTCCTCTGGACGTTGCCCTCGTCGGCATCGACTGCAAGCAAGGGGTCGAACTCTTCCCGCTGGCGCGCCGGTTCTCAGCGCTGGCCGACAGCCCGGACACCGCTGCCGAACTCCTCGATGCACTCGTGGCGCGGATGGCGGACGTCTACCGCCTCATCCGTACCCAGCAGCGCATCACCGTCGATGTACCGGACGCGGAGATCGCCGCCGACATCTGGGACCTGCCTGATGGGCTCCGCCCGACCCCGGTCGTCGTCCTGGTCGACGAGGTGGCCGAACTCGCTCTGTACGCAACGAAGGAGGAGGAGAGGCGGCGGGACCGCATCATCACCGCCTTGGTCCGTCTCGCGCAGCTCGGCCGCGCCGCCGGTATCTACCTCGAAATCTGCGGACAGCGCTTCGGCTCCGAACTCGGCAAGGGCATCACCATGCTCCGCGCCCAACTCACCGGCCGCACCGCCCACCGTCTCAACGACGAGACCTCCGCCAACATGGCCTTCGGCGACATCGCCCCGGACGCGGTCCTCGCCGCCATCCAGATTCCCGCCGAACTGCGAGGCCTCGCCATCGCGGGAGACGCGTCCGGCGGTTGGCACCGCATCCGTGCTCCGCACACCTCGCTCCGCCAGGCCGTGAACCTCTGCAACCGGTACGCCGACAGGACCCCTGACCTGCCCGAGCTGGCCCCTTTCCGGCCCACCACCGGCACCGCCACCGAACTTGTGCCATCGGCGAAGGCCTCTCCGGCCACCGCCTGA